Sequence from the Paenibacillus tundrae genome:
CTTCTCATATAATGCTTGATCAAGAATTTCTTTACACGGCTCTTTCCATTTATCAAAATTGTGTTGAATATGTAATCTCCAATCATTCTGCTCAAGTGGCTTAAAGCCCTCGGTTGTATGATAGCCATATTGTTGCATGTTGACCTCATGAAGCCTTGCATGATACATACCTATCTGAAAAGAAAGCTTATCATCCATATCTGCTGTGCAAGGCACGCCCGAAATTGCTGTGAGAAGCAGTGCTCCCGATGTACTCTCATCTCCGTACCAGATGTCCATTACCTGTGGAACGGGAATTACACCTTTTAATGTTTCAAGGATCTGAAACTCACGGTGTAGCTTATCTCTATTATATGGAATTTTAACATAAACGTGCTCTCCGCTTATAAGCGTAAGCCTGTATACATCCGAACTGTATGACTCTGGAACATCATCGATCTTCCATACATTCAGTTTCATCTTCTCGATTACTTGTAAAATAGAAGACATTGAGCAACTCCTCTCTACGTGCGGATCGACATTTGGCTTTTTCTGACTTATTCCGTTTTATTCCAATTTAATTGTATCAATGTATCAGCTTATTTAAAACAAGTCAAAATTCGCTAGATGAGCGATTGCA
This genomic interval carries:
- a CDS encoding phosphotransferase family protein gives rise to the protein MSSILQVIEKMKLNVWKIDDVPESYSSDVYRLTLISGEHVYVKIPYNRDKLHREFQILETLKGVIPVPQVMDIWYGDESTSGALLLTAISGVPCTADMDDKLSFQIGMYHARLHEVNMQQYGYHTTEGFKPLEQNDWRLHIQHNFDKWKEPCKEILDQALYEKCIRYFDHAFSALPEPDGPVVVHMDFRPGNILVNGNEVVGIIDFESARAGSTEIEFTKMNRYIWEVNPHMKSAYLEGYRTIRPMIDLERVIPFYDFYDAFSAVVWCKNRGIEQNKEFLQESIRTLQKVTAY